One window of Streptococcus troglodytae genomic DNA carries:
- a CDS encoding methionyl aminopeptidase, translating to MITLKSKREIEAMDEAGDFLASIHIGLRDLIKPGLDMWEIEEYVRRRCKEENYLPLQIGVDGQLMDYPYATCCGLNDEVAHAFPRHYILKDGDLLKVDMVLGGPIAKEDLDVSKLNFDNVVQVKKYTDSFRGGVADSCWAYAVGDVSQEVKNLMAVTKECLYRGIEKAVVGNRIGDIGAAIQEYAEANGYGVVRDLVGHGVGPTMHEEPNVPHYGRAGRGLRLKEGMVLTIEPMINTGTWEIDTDRKTGWAHKTLDGGLSCQYEHQFVITKDGPRILTSQGQEGTY from the coding sequence ATGATTACGTTAAAATCAAAACGTGAAATTGAAGCGATGGATGAAGCAGGTGATTTTCTGGCTAGCATTCATATCGGTTTACGTGATTTGATTAAACCCGGACTTGATATGTGGGAAATTGAAGAATATGTCCGCAGACGCTGTAAGGAAGAAAACTATCTTCCCTTACAAATTGGTGTTGATGGGCAGCTTATGGATTACCCCTACGCAACTTGCTGCGGACTCAATGATGAAGTTGCACATGCCTTTCCACGTCATTATATTTTAAAAGATGGCGATCTTCTTAAGGTTGATATGGTACTTGGCGGTCCCATTGCTAAAGAAGACCTAGATGTCTCAAAATTGAATTTTGACAATGTGGTTCAAGTCAAAAAATATACAGATAGTTTTCGTGGTGGTGTGGCTGATTCCTGCTGGGCCTATGCCGTTGGCGATGTTTCTCAAGAAGTAAAGAATCTAATGGCAGTGACCAAAGAGTGTCTCTATCGCGGAATTGAAAAGGCAGTAGTTGGCAATCGTATTGGTGACATTGGAGCGGCTATTCAAGAATATGCTGAGGCCAACGGTTATGGTGTCGTCCGTGATTTAGTTGGTCATGGTGTTGGCCCAACTATGCATGAAGAACCCAATGTACCGCATTATGGCAGAGCAGGGCGCGGTCTGCGTTTGAAAGAGGGGATGGTTTTAACTATTGAACCCATGATTAATACAGGCACTTGGGAAATTGATACTGATAGGAAGACAGGCTGGGCTCATAAAACACTTGATGGCGGATTATCCTGTCAGTATGAGCATCAATTTGTCATTACAAAAGACGGTCCCCGTATTCTAACGAGTCAGGGTCAAGAAGGGACTTATTAA
- a CDS encoding YihY/virulence factor BrkB family protein, with the protein MKKIIEKLQASQFVQNFLEYYKSSEMDLSSIAVAYYLILTIFPFLILLANLFPYLHIDTSELLSFMKNNLPEQLYESTSGIVRGIFNKPSTSLLWLAIVTGLWTMSKSLTFLQKSMNKSYGIQNHRDLILGHIVGIFSSLLVIFFLALAIMLSTFGKTVLTFLYHNSFLNQDLYDILMNLTQPVTAAIFFVALGVLYYILPNVKIKKIRYILPGTIFTSFLFFTMTSLFGTYINYATASMENLRVFGSVTLFALMLWFIVFARILILGAVLNASYQKKYVKAFKPRRGNIITIIQSRHHTLKKDERKDE; encoded by the coding sequence GTGAAAAAGATTATCGAAAAATTACAGGCAAGCCAGTTTGTCCAGAATTTCTTAGAATATTATAAAAGTTCTGAAATGGACCTGTCCAGTATAGCGGTGGCTTACTATTTGATTTTGACCATCTTTCCTTTCTTGATTTTACTGGCTAATTTGTTTCCTTATCTTCATATTGACACTTCGGAACTTTTGTCTTTCATGAAAAATAATCTGCCAGAACAACTTTATGAAAGCACTTCTGGTATTGTAAGAGGGATTTTTAATAAGCCTTCTACCAGTCTCTTGTGGTTAGCCATTGTAACAGGGTTATGGACCATGTCAAAAAGTTTGACCTTTCTACAGAAATCCATGAATAAATCTTATGGTATCCAGAATCATCGTGATTTGATTTTAGGGCATATTGTGGGTATTTTTTCCAGTTTGCTGGTTATTTTCTTTTTGGCTCTTGCTATTATGTTGTCCACCTTCGGTAAAACCGTATTAACCTTTCTTTATCATAATTCTTTTCTTAATCAAGATTTATATGATATTCTCATGAATTTGACTCAGCCCGTGACAGCAGCTATCTTTTTTGTTGCCTTGGGGGTTTTGTATTATATTTTGCCCAATGTTAAAATAAAAAAAATTCGCTATATTTTACCCGGGACCATTTTTACCAGTTTTCTCTTCTTTACCATGACAAGTTTATTTGGTACCTATATCAACTATGCTACAGCTAGCATGGAAAATTTACGTGTTTTTGGTTCGGTTACCCTATTTGCTCTGATGTTGTGGTTTATTGTTTTTGCTAGAATTCTGATTTTAGGGGCCGTTTTAAATGCCAGTTATCAAAAAAAATATGTCAAGGCATTCAAACCTCGAAGAGGGAATATTATTACGATTATTCAATCCAGACATCACACGCTTAAAAAAGATGAAAGAAAAGACGAGTAA
- a CDS encoding ABC transporter ATP-binding protein codes for MTNTVISVSNLSKQFKAKKVLEGISFEVNEGDCIALIGPNGAGKTTLMSCMLGDKRTSSGQVFFKGQKNKPKSQVAVLLQENTIPSALKVKELIAFFREIADDSLTGEEIRQLLQFSDQQYEQLAGKLSGGQRRLLAFILCLIGKPEVLFLDEPTAGMDTSTRQRFWEIIHDLKENGTTILYSSHYIEEVEHTADRILVLHQGQLIRDTTPFAMRSEDREKQVTLSIAYAQLVHSLDKVYDIEEKRDTVTFMTKDLEQIWSILQKQGCSISEIEIQNKTLLNTLFDSTKGEEA; via the coding sequence ATGACTAACACTGTTATAAGCGTTTCAAATTTATCCAAACAATTTAAGGCGAAAAAAGTTTTGGAGGGTATTTCTTTTGAGGTTAATGAGGGCGATTGTATAGCGCTGATTGGACCAAATGGTGCAGGGAAGACAACCCTTATGTCCTGTATGTTAGGAGACAAAAGGACTAGTTCAGGTCAAGTGTTTTTTAAAGGACAAAAAAATAAGCCCAAATCTCAGGTAGCAGTTCTTCTGCAGGAAAATACAATCCCTTCTGCCTTAAAAGTCAAGGAATTGATTGCATTCTTTAGGGAAATTGCAGATGATTCATTGACTGGAGAAGAAATTAGGCAATTATTGCAGTTTTCAGATCAGCAGTATGAGCAACTGGCTGGGAAATTATCTGGCGGTCAGCGTCGTCTCTTGGCTTTTATCCTTTGTCTGATTGGAAAACCTGAGGTTCTCTTTTTAGACGAGCCAACGGCAGGTATGGACACTTCCACACGGCAACGTTTCTGGGAGATTATTCATGATTTGAAAGAAAATGGAACGACCATTCTCTATTCGTCTCATTATATTGAAGAAGTGGAGCATACAGCGGATCGCATTTTGGTCTTGCACCAAGGACAACTAATTCGAGATACAACCCCATTTGCCATGCGCAGTGAGGATAGAGAAAAGCAAGTAACCTTATCTATTGCTTATGCTCAATTGGTTCATAGTCTTGATAAGGTCTACGACATAGAAGAAAAACGAGATACTGTAACCTTTATGACCAAGGACTTGGAGCAAATATGGTCTATATTGCAGAAACAAGGTTGCAGTATTTCAGAGATTGAGATTCAAAATAAGACTCTATTAAATACGCTGTTTGATTCGACAAAAGGAGAAGAAGCATGA
- a CDS encoding ABC transporter permease, with product MKALLKVEWIKTWRTWPVFIMAVGMPVGFFLIYSGMKMYDTTQGQTDFIRSFMITMTAFSMSSFGLFSFPYMLKEDQTNHWLSYLVHSRISIYKYYLSKIFRVLLNFLVSIIVTFMIGAFVRHVEMTPIRWIGTSLLLLMASLVFLAFGLLIERIKSEQMMSIVGNIAFLGLAILGGSWMPITMFPDWVQSISKVSPIYHVNQLAVNFAQKGQLTWNSLFITLAYAIIVAGIALFIKQKQEVESV from the coding sequence ATGAAAGCATTATTAAAAGTTGAGTGGATTAAGACCTGGAGGACTTGGCCCGTGTTCATCATGGCAGTTGGGATGCCGGTTGGCTTCTTTCTTATTTATTCCGGAATGAAGATGTATGACACAACGCAAGGGCAGACAGATTTTATCAGATCATTTATGATTACCATGACCGCCTTTTCTATGTCAAGTTTTGGGCTCTTTTCTTTCCCTTATATGCTTAAGGAAGACCAAACTAATCATTGGTTAAGCTATCTCGTACATTCTAGGATCTCCATTTATAAATATTATCTGTCAAAGATTTTTCGAGTTTTGCTTAATTTCCTTGTTTCTATTATTGTGACTTTTATGATTGGTGCTTTTGTTAGACATGTGGAAATGACACCGATTCGCTGGATAGGAACAAGTTTACTGTTATTGATGGCTAGCTTAGTCTTTCTAGCTTTCGGGCTTTTGATTGAACGGATTAAATCTGAACAAATGATGTCTATTGTAGGGAATATTGCTTTTTTGGGCTTAGCCATTCTAGGAGGCTCTTGGATGCCTATTACTATGTTTCCAGACTGGGTACAGTCTATCTCTAAAGTTTCTCCCATTTATCACGTTAACCAATTAGCGGTTAATTTTGCCCAAAAAGGTCAGCTGACATGGAATTCCTTGTTTATTACACTGGCTTATGCCATAATAGTAGCAGGGATTGCCCTATTCATTAAACAAAAACAAGAGGTTGAAAGTGTTTAG
- a CDS encoding sensor histidine kinase translates to MFRQRQKNDLPYYIGLVFLVFPILGTVANYYPMWTLILTAGFTAAYLLLVRLKASYHRIIAVLWFYTLAYIAFMTLAYEGAMMWFLFYHVNLLVWRFGDSYWSYRFLSFSLVTFFLGINGIIYGIVHKDGSAALMMSIALPIFVFGMYYFQNHLRLQEKIEAEIVEQNRTINILSAENERNRIGRDLHDTLGHTFAMMSLKTELALKQMKKGQYEAVQKQLEELNQISHDSMHEVRELVNHLKYRTVAEELTEMERLFGLSDISLSVDNRLDLDSLSPVTQSTMTMVLRELANNVIKHSQADGCQITIKRGEGIEVIVEDNGVGFAELTGQELHSIRERLSLVNGDVEVTSPNNPTVVTIYLNEGGRQ, encoded by the coding sequence GTGTTTAGACAACGTCAAAAGAATGACTTGCCTTATTATATAGGGCTGGTCTTTCTCGTTTTTCCGATTTTGGGTACTGTGGCAAACTACTATCCTATGTGGACTTTAATTTTAACCGCTGGGTTTACAGCTGCTTATCTGCTTTTAGTGCGGCTGAAGGCCAGCTATCATAGGATAATTGCGGTCTTATGGTTCTATACACTGGCTTACATTGCTTTTATGACTCTAGCTTATGAAGGGGCTATGATGTGGTTTCTTTTTTACCATGTCAATTTATTGGTTTGGCGGTTTGGAGACAGCTATTGGTCTTACCGTTTTTTATCCTTTTCTCTGGTCACTTTCTTTCTGGGGATTAATGGCATTATTTATGGGATTGTTCATAAGGACGGTAGCGCTGCCCTTATGATGTCCATCGCACTTCCAATTTTTGTATTTGGCATGTACTATTTCCAAAATCATCTACGTTTGCAAGAAAAAATAGAAGCAGAGATTGTTGAGCAAAATCGCACCATCAATATCCTATCTGCTGAAAATGAGCGCAATCGGATTGGGCGCGATTTACATGACACGCTGGGGCATACCTTTGCTATGATGAGTCTCAAAACGGAGCTGGCGCTTAAGCAGATGAAAAAGGGTCAGTACGAGGCCGTGCAAAAACAACTAGAAGAGCTCAATCAAATCAGTCATGATTCCATGCATGAGGTGCGCGAACTTGTCAATCATCTCAAATATCGAACAGTGGCGGAGGAGCTGACTGAAATGGAGCGTCTCTTTGGTTTATCTGATATCAGCCTGTCTGTTGACAATCGGTTGGACTTGGACAGCTTATCCCCTGTTACCCAGTCTACTATGACCATGGTTTTGCGGGAGCTAGCCAATAATGTTATCAAGCACAGTCAGGCCGATGGCTGTCAGATTACCATCAAACGTGGGGAGGGGATTGAAGTAATTGTTGAAGATAATGGTGTTGGATTTGCTGAGCTGACAGGTCAGGAATTGCACTCTATTCGTGAACGGCTTAGTCTGGTCAATGGAGATGTTGAAGTTACCTCTCCCAATAATCCGACAGTCGTCACTATTTACCTAAATGAAGGAGGACGTCAATGA
- a CDS encoding response regulator transcription factor encodes MKLLVAEDQSMLRDALYQLLLMEDDVEEIYQAADGQEAIELLGKQTVDVAILDIEMPIKTGLDVLEWIRQHQDIKVIIVTTFKRSGYFKRALAAHVDAYVLKDRSASELMTTIYTVLSGQREYSPELVEEVTFDSNPLSEREQEVLQLVAKGASNQTIAEQLFLSNGTIRNYMTAIFNKLNASNRTDAVRIARENGWF; translated from the coding sequence ATGAAATTACTAGTTGCTGAAGATCAATCCATGCTGCGAGATGCACTCTACCAATTACTGCTTATGGAAGATGATGTTGAAGAGATTTATCAGGCAGCTGATGGTCAAGAGGCAATTGAGCTGCTTGGTAAGCAAACAGTTGATGTTGCTATTTTGGATATTGAAATGCCAATCAAAACAGGTTTGGATGTGTTAGAGTGGATTCGTCAGCACCAAGATATTAAGGTCATTATTGTGACAACGTTCAAACGTTCTGGTTATTTCAAACGCGCTTTAGCAGCCCATGTTGATGCTTATGTACTTAAGGATCGCTCTGCCAGTGAATTGATGACAACCATTTATACTGTTCTTTCAGGTCAGCGGGAGTACTCACCAGAGTTAGTTGAAGAGGTAACCTTTGATAGCAATCCGCTTAGTGAACGGGAACAAGAAGTTTTACAATTGGTTGCTAAAGGGGCCTCCAATCAAACAATAGCAGAGCAGCTCTTTTTGTCCAATGGAACTATCCGCAACTATATGACGGCTATTTTTAACAAGCTCAACGCCAGCAATCGAACAGATGCAGTCCGTATTGCGCGTGAGAATGGCTGGTTCTAA
- a CDS encoding QueT transporter family protein, whose amino-acid sequence MKQLTVRDLAHIAIVAALYVALTATPPLNAISYGGIQFRLSEMLNFLAFYNPKYIIAVTLGCMIANTFGTIGLLDVFVGGGSTLVFVTLGLILFSKYKKEYIFNGFFNKAFFYFSVFYAIFMVTIAAETSLVLQTPFLLTWLTVAVGELISSLFGALVIDKLAQYIDFTT is encoded by the coding sequence ATGAAACAATTAACTGTTCGTGATTTAGCCCATATCGCCATTGTGGCGGCTTTATATGTTGCCTTGACTGCGACTCCGCCGTTAAATGCCATCTCTTATGGTGGTATACAATTTCGGCTTTCAGAAATGCTTAACTTTTTAGCTTTCTATAATCCTAAATACATCATCGCTGTTACTCTAGGTTGTATGATTGCCAATACCTTTGGGACTATTGGTCTTCTTGATGTCTTTGTCGGTGGCGGCTCTACCTTAGTTTTTGTAACATTAGGCTTGATTCTTTTTTCTAAGTATAAAAAGGAATACATTTTTAATGGCTTCTTTAACAAGGCTTTCTTTTACTTTTCTGTGTTTTACGCTATATTTATGGTGACGATAGCAGCGGAAACTTCTCTTGTTCTCCAAACGCCATTTTTACTGACTTGGTTAACTGTAGCAGTAGGAGAATTGATTTCCTCTCTTTTTGGGGCTCTTGTGATTGATAAATTGGCCCAATATATAGATTTTACAACATAG
- the ligA gene encoding NAD-dependent DNA ligase LigA: MKERMNELVQLLNQYAREYYTKDNPSVSDAEYDKLYRELVELEKEFPEDILPNSPTHRVGDLVLDGFEKYRHEYPLFSLQDAFSREELEAFDRRIKAEFPQADYLAELKIDGLSISLTYVDGRLQVGATRGDGTVGENITENLKRVRDIPLHLPENIDLTVRGECYLPKVSFKTINAERRENGEAEFANPRNAAAGTLRQLDTKVVAKRKLATFIYQEAGPTAASSQEAVLESFAKLGFTVNPRHIISSSMDAIWQFIEEVAKERTELAYDIDGVVIKVNSLALQEALGFTVKAPRWAIAYKFPAEEKSAEILSVDWTVGRTGVVTPTANLTPVQLAGTTVSRATLHNVDYIAEKDIRIGDTVVVYKAGDIIPAVLHVVESKRDQQMPLPIPTVCPSCQSELIHFEDEVALRCVNPRCPAQLKEKLIHFASRDAMNIIGLGPAIVEKLFTAELICDVADIYQLTPENLMQLEGIKEKSATKLYKAIQASKASSAEKLLFGLGIRHVGSKASRLLMERFESLEQLAAADFDDIAAIDGLGVVIAESLKTYFATAGAQKLLIELKTAGLNLTYLGKKTASDAILSGITVVLTGKLTNLTRNQAKEKLQNLGANVAGSVSKKTSLVIAGSDAGSKLEKAKTLGIEIKDEAWLESL, encoded by the coding sequence ATGAAAGAACGTATGAATGAGCTGGTTCAGCTTCTTAATCAATATGCCAGAGAATATTATACAAAAGACAATCCCAGTGTTTCAGATGCTGAGTACGATAAACTCTATCGTGAACTTGTAGAACTTGAAAAAGAATTTCCAGAGGACATTCTTCCTAATAGTCCGACGCATCGTGTGGGTGACCTTGTTTTAGATGGTTTTGAAAAATATAGACATGAGTATCCTTTATTTTCTTTACAAGATGCTTTTTCTCGTGAAGAATTGGAAGCTTTTGATAGGCGTATTAAAGCGGAATTTCCGCAGGCTGATTATTTAGCAGAATTGAAAATTGATGGTCTTTCCATTTCTCTAACCTATGTTGATGGCCGTTTACAAGTTGGGGCTACCAGAGGAGACGGAACGGTTGGTGAAAATATTACAGAGAACCTTAAGCGTGTGCGAGATATTCCACTGCATTTACCTGAAAATATTGATTTGACAGTACGTGGGGAATGCTATTTGCCTAAAGTTTCCTTTAAAACTATCAATGCTGAGCGTAGGGAAAATGGTGAGGCTGAATTTGCGAATCCGCGAAATGCAGCGGCAGGCACCTTGCGTCAATTGGATACTAAGGTTGTGGCTAAACGAAAATTGGCGACTTTTATCTATCAAGAGGCAGGTCCGACAGCTGCCAGCAGTCAGGAAGCAGTACTAGAAAGTTTTGCCAAGCTCGGTTTTACAGTCAATCCTCGTCATATTATTTCCTCATCGATGGATGCTATTTGGCAGTTTATTGAAGAGGTTGCTAAGGAAAGAACTGAACTTGCCTATGATATCGATGGCGTTGTTATCAAAGTGAACAGTTTGGCTCTACAAGAGGCGCTCGGTTTTACAGTTAAGGCACCCAGATGGGCCATTGCTTATAAATTTCCAGCAGAGGAAAAATCAGCAGAAATTTTGTCGGTTGACTGGACAGTTGGTCGAACAGGGGTTGTGACACCAACAGCTAATTTAACACCTGTTCAGTTGGCAGGAACGACGGTCAGCCGGGCAACCTTGCACAATGTTGACTACATTGCTGAAAAGGATATCCGAATTGGTGATACAGTTGTTGTCTATAAGGCTGGAGATATTATTCCGGCAGTTTTACATGTCGTTGAAAGCAAGCGTGACCAGCAGATGCCGCTGCCAATTCCAACAGTCTGTCCGTCCTGTCAGAGTGAACTGATCCATTTTGAGGATGAGGTGGCTCTTCGCTGTGTTAATCCACGCTGTCCAGCCCAATTAAAGGAAAAATTGATTCATTTTGCTAGTCGTGATGCTATGAATATTATAGGATTAGGTCCAGCTATTGTTGAAAAATTATTTACAGCAGAACTCATTTGCGATGTAGCTGATATCTATCAGTTAACTCCTGAGAACCTTATGCAGCTCGAAGGGATCAAGGAAAAATCAGCAACTAAGCTTTATAAGGCTATTCAGGCTTCCAAAGCTAGTTCAGCCGAAAAACTTTTATTTGGATTGGGTATTCGTCATGTCGGCAGTAAGGCGAGCAGACTTCTTATGGAACGCTTTGAGAGTCTTGAGCAGTTAGCTGCTGCTGATTTTGACGATATTGCTGCTATTGATGGTTTGGGAGTTGTTATTGCAGAGTCCTTAAAAACTTATTTTGCAACAGCAGGTGCACAGAAACTTTTGATAGAGTTAAAAACAGCAGGTTTGAACTTGACTTATCTTGGCAAAAAAACAGCAAGTGATGCCATTTTATCTGGAATAACAGTTGTTCTGACTGGTAAATTAACAAATTTGACACGTAATCAAGCAAAGGAAAAACTGCAGAATCTTGGTGCCAATGTAGCTGGAAGTGTTTCTAAAAAAACCAGTTTGGTCATAGCAGGGAGTGATGCAGGTTCTAAATTAGAAAAAGCAAAAACTTTAGGAATTGAAATTAAAGATGAAGCTTGGCTAGAAAGTTTGTGA
- a CDS encoding diacylglycerol kinase: MVRKQKRARLIYNPTSGQEIMKKNVAEVLDILEGFGYETSAFQTTPRADSAKNEAARASQAGFDLVIAAGGDGTINEVVNGIAPLRKRPKVAIIPTGTTNDFARALKIPRGNPIEATKLIGKNQTIHMDIGKAYNDKYFINIAAAGSLTELTYSVPSQLKTMFGYLAYLVKGAELLPRVRNVPVKVFYDHGVFEGEASMIFVALTNSVGGFETIAPDAKLDDGKFTLILVKTANLFELTGLIRLVLTGGRHINHKKIEYIKTSYLKIIPQGNPSKRMMINLDGEYGGDAPIELRNLKNHIEFFANTDEISDDAITLDTEELVLEAIAQKFAREAESLDGMDKMEEQD, translated from the coding sequence ATGGTAAGAAAACAAAAACGTGCACGTTTAATTTACAATCCAACTTCGGGTCAAGAAATCATGAAGAAAAATGTAGCAGAGGTTTTAGATATCTTAGAGGGTTTTGGTTACGAAACGAGTGCCTTTCAGACAACTCCCAGAGCAGACTCTGCCAAAAATGAGGCAGCACGTGCCAGTCAGGCAGGATTTGATCTGGTTATTGCTGCTGGGGGTGACGGCACCATCAATGAAGTTGTCAATGGCATCGCACCTTTACGGAAACGTCCCAAGGTCGCTATTATTCCAACAGGGACGACTAATGATTTTGCCCGCGCTCTTAAGATCCCACGTGGCAATCCTATTGAGGCAACCAAATTAATTGGTAAGAATCAGACCATTCATATGGATATTGGCAAGGCTTATAATGACAAATATTTCATTAATATTGCCGCAGCAGGCAGTTTGACAGAATTGACCTATAGTGTGCCTAGCCAACTAAAGACGATGTTTGGTTATCTCGCCTACTTAGTCAAGGGGGCTGAGCTCCTGCCACGTGTTCGAAATGTCCCTGTCAAGGTCTTTTATGATCATGGTGTTTTTGAAGGCGAAGCTTCCATGATTTTTGTGGCTTTAACCAATTCTGTTGGAGGCTTTGAAACGATTGCTCCAGATGCTAAGTTGGATGATGGTAAGTTTACGCTCATCTTAGTTAAAACGGCTAATCTTTTTGAATTAACGGGTCTTATTCGTCTTGTTTTGACAGGTGGGCGGCATATTAATCACAAAAAGATTGAGTATATTAAAACCAGTTACCTTAAAATTATTCCTCAAGGGAATCCTTCTAAGCGGATGATGATTAATCTTGATGGAGAGTACGGCGGTGATGCACCGATTGAATTGCGCAATTTAAAAAATCATATTGAATTCTTTGCGAATACAGATGAAATTTCAGATGATGCGATTACTCTTGATACAGAAGAACTGGTGCTAGAAGCAATTGCCCAGAAATTTGCAAGAGAAGCAGAAAGTCTGGATGGGATGGATAAGATGGAAGAGCAAGATTAG
- the glgB gene encoding 1,4-alpha-glucan branching protein GlgB: MDEREALRTFGTGENFHAQHYFGFHETEKNGVKGYIFRVWAPNAEDLHLIGDFTGWFDNPLQMDKNEAGVWEVFTDLPKEGHIYKYLVKRQGGQIVEKMDPFAIYLEERPGTGSLIRTIPERKWKDGLWLGRRKRWGFFKRPVNIYEVHAGSWKQNEDGSPYSFEQLKDELVPYLVKMNYTHVEFMPLMAHPLGMSWGYQLMGFFAFEHTYGTPEQFQDFVEACHLNNIGVIVDWVPGHFTQNDDALAYFDGTPTFEYQDHDRAHNYRWGALNFDLGKNQVQSFLISSAKFWIDFYHIDGIRVDAVSNMLYLDYDEGPWQPNIEGDNRNLEGYYFLQRLNTVLKLAHPDVMMIAEESTATTKITGRREEGGLGFDYKWNMGWMNDILKFYEEDPIYRKYDFNLVTFSFMYLFSENFILPFSHDEVVHGKKSLMHKMWGDRYNQFAGLRNLYTYQICHPGKKLLFMGSEFGQFLEWKYDHALEWTNLEEEDGLNLKMQDFTSKLNQFYKDHKVLWQLDTSYDGLEIIDADNVDESVLSFIRKNEKGDLLVCVFNMVPVERKGFTIGVPVEGIYEEVWNTELEEFGGVWKEHNMTVKTQKKLWKEYENTLSFTLPALGASIWKIKRRLRK, translated from the coding sequence ATGGATGAAAGAGAAGCACTCAGAACATTTGGAACTGGGGAGAACTTTCATGCACAACACTACTTTGGATTTCATGAAACTGAAAAAAATGGCGTAAAGGGTTATATTTTCAGGGTTTGGGCGCCAAATGCTGAGGATCTTCATCTTATTGGTGACTTTACTGGCTGGTTTGATAATCCCTTACAAATGGATAAAAATGAGGCAGGTGTTTGGGAAGTCTTTACGGATTTACCTAAAGAAGGCCATATATATAAATACCTTGTGAAGCGACAAGGCGGGCAAATTGTTGAAAAGATGGATCCATTTGCTATTTATTTGGAGGAGCGTCCGGGAACGGGCTCTCTCATCAGAACCATTCCTGAAAGGAAATGGAAAGATGGTCTTTGGTTGGGCCGCCGAAAACGCTGGGGGTTCTTTAAAAGACCAGTCAATATTTATGAAGTTCATGCAGGTTCTTGGAAGCAAAATGAAGATGGAAGTCCCTATAGCTTTGAACAATTAAAGGATGAATTGGTTCCTTACTTAGTAAAGATGAATTATACGCATGTCGAATTCATGCCTTTGATGGCTCATCCTTTGGGAATGAGCTGGGGTTACCAATTGATGGGCTTCTTTGCCTTTGAGCACACCTATGGTACTCCAGAACAATTTCAGGATTTTGTGGAAGCCTGCCATCTTAATAACATTGGTGTCATTGTTGACTGGGTGCCTGGTCATTTTACACAAAATGATGATGCTCTGGCTTATTTTGATGGGACACCGACCTTTGAGTATCAGGATCATGACCGTGCCCATAATTATCGTTGGGGAGCTCTTAATTTCGACTTGGGTAAAAATCAAGTGCAGTCTTTCTTGATTTCTAGTGCTAAATTTTGGATAGATTTCTATCATATTGATGGTATTCGTGTTGATGCTGTCAGCAATATGCTCTATTTAGATTATGATGAAGGACCTTGGCAGCCTAACATCGAAGGTGACAATCGCAATCTAGAAGGTTATTATTTTTTGCAGCGCTTAAATACAGTACTCAAATTAGCCCATCCAGATGTAATGATGATTGCAGAAGAGTCAACAGCTACAACCAAGATTACAGGCAGGCGTGAAGAAGGCGGTCTGGGATTTGACTATAAATGGAATATGGGTTGGATGAATGATATCCTAAAATTCTATGAAGAAGATCCAATTTATCGTAAATATGATTTTAACCTTGTGACGTTTAGTTTTATGTATCTCTTTTCCGAGAATTTTATCTTACCATTTTCACATGATGAAGTTGTGCATGGGAAAAAGAGTCTGATGCATAAAATGTGGGGCGATCGTTATAATCAATTTGCTGGTCTGAGAAATTTATATACTTATCAAATCTGCCATCCTGGTAAAAAACTGCTCTTTATGGGGAGTGAATTTGGCCAATTCTTGGAATGGAAATATGACCATGCTCTTGAGTGGACTAATCTTGAAGAGGAAGATGGTCTCAATCTTAAGATGCAAGATTTTACCAGCAAGCTCAATCAATTCTATAAAGATCATAAGGTACTCTGGCAATTGGATACCAGTTACGATGGTTTAGAAATTATTGATGCTGATAATGTTGATGAAAGTGTCTTGTCTTTTATCAGAAAAAATGAGAAGGGAGATCTATTAGTTTGTGTCTTCAATATGGTTCCTGTGGAACGCAAAGGTTTTACAATAGGCGTGCCAGTTGAGGGCATATATGAAGAAGTATGGAATACTGAACTTGAGGAATTTGGCGGGGTTTGGAAAGAGCACAATATGACAGTCAAAACACAAAAAAAATTGTGGAAGGAATATGAAAATACACTCAGCTTCACTTTGCCAGCCTTAGGTGCTAGTATTTGGAAAATAAAACGTCGTTTGAGAAAGTGA